Below is a genomic region from Deltaproteobacteria bacterium.
CTGTTGCAGGATCTCGTCGGCGAAGCGGTTGGCCACGCGCCGCATCAGACTCGGCGAGCCGTTGGTGTAGCGGCGCCCGACCAATTGCCGCCGTTGATAGACGTCGAACAGCCGCGCTTCCACGGTCATCTGATCGCCGACCATCTGCACGCTGCCTTTCACCAGCGCCAGCGCGCCGATCACCGACCAATTGTCGAAGTTGGTCTGCTCGGCGGTGATGCCCGCAGTTTCGGGCGGCTCGATGTATGCCTTGCGATCAATGATGCGGAACAAGCCGGAGAGTTCAAGGTCGCGCACCACGATATCGGCGAATTCCGTCGCCAGCTTCGCACCCGCGCCGTGAGCGGAGAGGTCCTTCAGCGGCGACACCGCGATCGGATAACTGCGCGAGCCGGGTCCCTGAATGCTGAGGCTCGTCTGCGCCCACGCTGACGAGCCACCGACCACACACGCGGCCAACAACCACCCACACACTCGTTGTCTCATCCTGCTTCTCACTCCTTGCTGGCATCTTCTGGCGTGAACGTGGTTTCGAGATCAGAAAGCTCCTTGCGATACGCCGCTGGCGGTGCGGGCAGCGGACTCACGGCGCGGACCGCACGGATCACGGATGTATCGTAACTCGCATCACCGCTCGACTTGGTAATGCGGATGTCGGAAATCTCGCCGTCCTCGCCAACACGAAAGCGCACCATGGCCTCGAGATTCGGATTCGCGCCCGCCCATGCCCATGCTTCCTTCAACCGCGCACGAACCTGGCTCTGATAGAGGACAAACTCCAGTCCCATGAGCTGGCCCGCGCCCGGCCCCTTGCCTGGCCCGACCGAAATTGGTCCGCCGCCGGACTTGTCTCCGCCTTTCGTCGTGCCGCCACCTTGAACGCCTTCGCTCTTCACCCGCTCGATCGCTTTGGCGAGTTGCTCGTCGCGCAAGCGCGCGGCGATTGCCTCCTTGCTCGGTGCCGGCGTGCTCGGCGCTTTCTTCGCCGGCGTGGACACGACCGCGACCGGTGCGGCTTTCGCTTCCGGTTTCGCCTTCACCGCCTCCACTTTTGCCTTCGACGTATCAGCTTTGGCTTGCGCGATCGGTGTGTGAGTCGGCTCCGCCGCTTTCGGTTGCGTCGCCACCGCCACTGCGACGACCTTCTCTTCCACCGGCTTCGCCTCTTCCTTCTTTGGCTCCGGCTTCGGTGGAGGCGGCGGTTCGACCTGCTTCACTTCTTCCTTCGGCGGAGGCTCAGGAGGCTTCACTTCTTCCTTGGGTGGCGGAGGTGGCGGCTCCACCTTCGGCGGCGCTTCGAGTTTGCCCTTGCTGCCGGGAATCACATTGGTGCCTGCGAGTTGATCGGAGTTGACGAGATCGACGACGTACGCCGTCACGGGCCGCGGTCGCAACGTAAAGCGGCCCGGCAGCAATGCGATCACCAGTACCCCGCCGAGATGTGCGAGTGCCGACAACAGCACCATCCAGAACAGGCCGCTGTCCCACTCTGCACGGTGCAAGATGACCGGGTCGTGGCGGCTCACCGCTGTTCGGCTGGAGGTTCGGTTACCATTCCCAACCGCTCCACCCCGGCACCTTTGATGGTCGCGATCACATGCGCAACGACTCCGTAGCGCACGTTCTGATCCGCGCGCAGAAACACTTGCCGATCCGGCCGCTCCTTCAAGATCGCTTGCAGCTTCGGCGTGAGGTCAACTTCCTTCATCACCACGTCGTTGAGGTACACCTGTCCCTTCGGATCGATCGCAACCACGAGTTGCTGCTCTTCGCCGGTGAGTGCCGCGGCTTTGACCTTAGGAAGGTTGATGCTGACGCCTTGCTGCAGAATCGGTGCCGTCACCATGAAGATCACCAGCAGCACCAGCATGACGTCGACCAGCGGCGTCACGTTGATCTGCGCAATGCTGCCGCTGTTGCTATCGTCGAACCCGGCCACGCTACGCGCCTCCGCCTACTTGAGGAAGTGACGTTCGGCGATGTTCAAAAATTCGGACGCGAAGTTCTCCATGTCAGCGTGCAGGACCCGGATCTGCCGGGCGAAGTAGTTGTAGCCGATCAGCGCGGGGATGGCCGCGAACAGTCCCACCGCCGTCGCGATCAGCGCTTCGGAGATGCCGGGCGCGACGGCTTGAATGCTCGACGACTGCGTCGTGCTGAGACCGCGAAACGCGTTCATGATGCCCCACACGGTCCCGAACAATCCAATGAAGGGCGTGCTGCTGGCGGTGGTGGCGAGAAACGTGAGCGCGCGCTCGAGCTGCGTCAGCTCCTGATTGGTGGCGCGCTTCATCGCGCGCTCGACGTTGTCGATGCCACCCAGCTCGGTGGTGAGGCCTTCGCCGCGCGGGGCCTCGCGTTTGGCGCGCGTGAGACGGACGAGTTCCTGGTAGCCGGCGCGAAACACCTGCGCCACCGGGCTCTGCTTCATCTCCTGACTCGCGGTGTGAATGTTGGTGAGGTTCTTGGTGTCCCAGAACATCTCGATAAAGCGCTCCGACTGCCGTCGGGCGGTGCGCACTTGACGCAGCTTGTAGAACAAGATGCCCCAGCTAATCACCGAGAAGCTGATCAGAATGTAGAGGACGAATTGGACGACCGCGCCGGCGCCGGTGATCATCGACACCATGCTGTCCTGCCGCATCCCCCCCTCCGCCTGCGCAAACGCCGCCGGCAGCCACACCCAAAGCATACACCGTCCTCTTCAGCGCACCGTCGCGGACGCTATTACACGCTCCCCAGCGAGTCAACGAAGCAACTGCCGAAGCGTTGCCCCGCACCGCTTGCACAAGCGCTTGCCATCGCGGCGGTGATCTCGCCAGAAGCGAACCGAGGCCATGTCCGCGTCTGTCTGCCTCCATCAGCGGTTGCGTCTTTTCCCATCGCCTCCACGACCGTCCGCGCTTTCTTGACTGCCCGGGGTGAAGATGGTTTAGCCCGAACCTATCATCTTAGTTCGCGAGGAGATCTGAATGGGCATCAAGATCGGCATCAATGGCTTCGGACGCATCGGCCGCAATGTCTTTCGCGCCGCGCTCGATGATCCCAATCTCGAGTTCGTCGCGGTCAACGACATCACCGACGCCAAGACCCTCGCGCACTTGCTCAAGTACGACTCGGTCCACGGCCGCTTGAACCAAACCGTCGAGGCCGACAAGGACACGCTCATCGTCGGCGGCCGTCGCGTCCGCGTGCTCGCGGAACGCGATCCGGGTAAGCTGCCGTGGAAGGATCTCGGCGTCGACATCGCGATCGAATCGACCGGTCTGTTCACCGCCCGCGAGAAGGCTGCGTTACATCTGAGCGCTGGGGCGAAGAAGGTGATCATCTCCGCACCTGCGAAGGGGGCCGACCTCACGCTCTGCTACGGCGTGAATCACACGGCGTACAAGAAGGACGCGCATCACGTTATCTCCAACGCCTCGTGCACCACCAACTGCCTCGCGCCCGTCGCCAAGGTGCTGCACGAGACCTTCGGCATCAGGCGCGGTCTGATGACCACCGTGCACGCCTACACCAACGACCAACGCATCCTCGATCTGCCCCACGAAGATCTGCGCCGCGCGCGCGCCGCCGCGCTGTCGATGATCCCGACCACGACCGGTGCAGCTAAGGCCGTCGGCGAAGTACTCCCCGAACTCAAGGGTAAGCTCGACGGCATGGCCATCCGCGTACCGACGCCCAACGTCTCGGTGGTCGACCTCAGCGCCGAGTTGAACAAGCCGGCCAGCGAGGCCGAAATCAACACCGCAATGCAGCAGGCGGCCGCTGGCCCGCTCAAGGGCGTGCTCCAGTATTGCGACGAGCCGCTGGTGTCGATCGATTTCAACGGCAACCCGCACTCGTCGATCTTCGACGCGCTGTCGACCAAGGTCATGGACGGCAACTTCATCAAGGTCCTGTCCTGGTACGACAACGAGTGGGGCTTCTCGCGCCGCATGTGCGACGTGGCGCGCTTGATCGGATCATCGCTGTAGGCAGTCTAGGTGGGTGCAGGCCTCTGTACCCGCACGGCGGGTCGTTGGCCCGCCGCCGCGCGTCACGATTCGAAAATGAAGCGCCGAAAATGACCCGCATTGACCAATTGCATCTGAGCGGCAAGCGGGTGTTCATCCGCGTCGACTTCAACGTGCCCCTGAAGGACGGCTCGATCACCGACGCCACGCGTATCGAGGCGGCGTTGTCGACCATCCGTTACGCGCGCGAGCACGGCGCGAAGGTGATTCTCGCATCGCACCTCGGTCGCCCCAATGGTAAGTCGAATCCAGCGCTGACCCTCGCGCCTGCAGCCGACACACTCGCCAAGCTGCTCGGGGCACCAGTGCCTCTGGCCGGCGACTGCGTCGGCGCGGCCGTCGAAGCTCAAGTCAACGCACTGACGAATGGCAGCGTGCTCATGCTCGAGAACCTGCGCTTCCACCCCGAAGAGGAGCAGAACGATCCGGCATTCTCGCAGGCGCTGGCGCGCTTGGCCGACGTGTACATCAACGACGCATTCGGCACTGCCCATCGAGCGCATGCATCGACCGCAGGGATGGTGCGGCTCGTGCGAGAACGCGCTGCCGGCTTCCTCTTGCAGAAGGAGTGCGCATATCTCGGAAAAGTCCTGGCCAACCCCGATCGGCCGCTGGTGGCGATCCTCGGCGGCGCCAAGGTGTCGGACAAGATTCAGGTCATCGCAAATCTGATCGACAAGGTGGATACACTGCTGATCGGCGGCGGCATGGCGTACACGTTCCTTCGTGCGCAGGGATTGCCGATCGGCAAGTCGTTGCTCGAAGCCGAGCACGTCAAGCTGGCAACCGAGTTGTTGGCGAAAGCCAAGGCACGCGGTGTGGGTCTGCTGCTGCCAACCGATCACGTCGTCGCAACCGAACCCAAGGTCGGGGTGATCGCGACGACGGCGACAGAAATCCCCGCCGACAAGATGGCCCTCGACATCGGATCCGAAACTATCGCGAGCTTTCGCGCCGTGATCGCCACTGCGCGCATGGTGGTGTGGAACGGACCGCTCGGCGTCTTCGAAATACCGCCGTTCAACGCCGGCACGCTCGCCATCGCCAACGCGCTCGCCGATTCCAGCGCCACCACCATCGTCGGTGGCGGCGACTCGGTCGCGGCGGTGATGCAATCGGGCCGCGCCAAGGATATCACCCACATCTCCACCGGCGGCGGTGCCTCGTTGGAATTTCTCGAAGGCGAAACGCTGCCCGGTCTTGCCGCGCTGGAGGACTAGATGACCTTCGAAACCGCCTACGGCCCTCTGCCTACTGCCTACTGAGGTCCACCATGCACGCTTCACGTCGCCCGCTGATCGCGGGCAATTGGAAAATGTTTTGCACGCGCGCCGAAGCGGTGGCGTTGGTCGACGGCCTCAAGGCTGCGGTGAAGGGGCTCACGGACCGCGAGGTGCTGGTGGCCCCACCATTCACCGCGCTGGTCCCGGTTGCCACCGCCGTGCAAGGCAGTCCGATCTTGCTCGCCGGACAGAATCTCCATTGGGAAGACACCGGCGCGTTCACCGGCGAAGTGTCCGGCCCCATGCTGCGCGATGCGGGGTGCACGCATGTGATCATCGGCCATTCCGAGCGGCGCCAGTTCTTCGGCGACACCGACGAGAGCGTGAACAAGAAAATCGGCGCCGCGCGCAAGCACGGACTGACGCCGATCGTGTGTGTCGGTGAAGTGCTCGCCGAGCGTGAGGCTGGCCAGACGTTGGCGGTGATTGAACGCCAGATCAGCGGTGCGTTGAAGGGGCTGACGGCCGATGCTATAGGCTCGCTCGTCTTCGCGTACGAACCGGTGTGGGCGATCGGAACCGGCAAGGTTGCCACCCCTGAGCAAGCGCAGGAGGTGCACGCTGCGATCCGGGGGATGTTGCACCGCATTGGGGCTGCCGCGGCAGCGGCGCGCGTGTTGTACGGCGGCAGCGTGAAACCGGACAATGTCGATGGCTTGATGCGAGAGCCCGACATCGACGGGGCCCTGGTGGGTGGCGCCAGCTTGAAAGTCGAATCGTTCGCGCGCATTGTGCGCTATGAGGTTTGAGAATCGATGGCAACTGTAGTCACGATCATTCACATACTGGCGTGCATCTTTCTGGTGCTCGTCGTGCTGTTGCAAACCGGCAAGGGTGCCGACATGGGGGCCGTGTTCGGCGGCAGCAGCTCGACGATCTTCGGCAGCAGCGGGGCGGGCAACTTCCTCACCCGTCTCACTGCCGTGATGGCGGCGGTGTTCATGATCACCTCGCTGACGCTGACCTACATGTCGGCACGGCGAGTGAGTTCGACAATTTTTGATTCGGCGCCGTTGCCGGCCAGCGCGCCGGCCGAGATTCCAGGTGGCGCTCCGCCTCCGGGGGCACCCGCGCCCGCGCCGGCCGCGGAAGGCGAAGCCGCACCGGCACCACAGGCCGCCGCACCTGCAGCCGAAGCCCCGGCTCCAGCACCACAAGCCGCTGCCGAGGTGCCCGCAGCACCAGCGGCCGCACCGCAAGAAGCACCGGCGGCGAACTAGGCCACGCCGAGCACGAGTCACGAACACGATGCACGATCAGGGTGACCAGTCACGATTCACGACTCACGCCCTATGCGAGGATGGCGGAACTGGCAGACGCGCTAGTTTGAGGGGCTAGTGGGGTAAAACCCGTGGGGGTTCAAGTCCCCCTCCTCGCATTTTCCTTCCTCTGTAACATCCGATGGTTGCCCTCGGTCTGTTACCGCACGACGCCGACGCGGTAACACTTGGGGCCTCGCATCCCCGAAAAGTCTCGGATCGGAGACCGCGAACAACCGCAGCTCGCTGTCGACTTCGCCCGCCATCCATCGCCCGTAGTGGCGTCGCGAGGTTTCGTACCGGACTCCGGTTTGCTGCTCCAACCATGCGGGCCTCGTGCCCACGTGGAGGGCCCGCCGGAGTCCCTCGCTAGCGACGATGGTGAAGCTAGCCAGGGCGCTTGAGGTGGATGTCGGAGAGTTCTTCCACCCACGCGAACCGGGAGGCCGCCGGACGCAGCCCTCGAAGGGCTGACCGTGCGATTCCTACCTCGGACCCTCGCTGCCGCTGCTTGCGCCCTGCGCTCGACTGTCCAAACGCCGGGTGTCGATCCCACCTCCAAGCGTCTGGAGGAGGCGGAGGTGGTGAAGGCACTGTTGTTGTGCTCGAGAATCTCGTCGAAAATCGCGGACACGAGGACGAAGGCGCTCTCCTTGCTCCCACGTTCCACTGCGGTGGCGAGCCCCGCGGTGCGGAGTAACCGGACCGAAGGCCTTGATGGGTCGCGGTGTTGGAGAATGGGATTGCCAGTCATCTGAATGGCGTGAAGCACACACGCATCGAGGCCGAACATTGGCTGATGGCGTGGCGCCGCAATGGACTCTTTTGCTTATCAAACGTTTGTGAGTCTCGACCCGGACGCCGCAGCAACCGACGCGGAGCAAGAAGAGACAAAGATTTCGGGCGCGAAGCCCTGATCGATTTGGACGGAATCGGCGCAATTTGGAATGGGTGCTCGGACAAAAGTCGGACAGCCTGCGGGCCTGCTTTTGGCAGCCTGTCCTGTTGGGCATTTCTGTCAATTGGTCAGGCCGTCTGTCGGCCAGCGCTTGCTTGCCCGCC
It encodes:
- the tolA gene encoding cell envelope integrity protein TolA codes for the protein MSRHDPVILHRAEWDSGLFWMVLLSALAHLGGVLVIALLPGRFTLRPRPVTAYVVDLVNSDQLAGTNVIPGSKGKLEAPPKVEPPPPPPKEEVKPPEPPPKEEVKQVEPPPPPKPEPKKEEAKPVEEKVVAVAVATQPKAAEPTHTPIAQAKADTSKAKVEAVKAKPEAKAAPVAVVSTPAKKAPSTPAPSKEAIAARLRDEQLAKAIERVKSEGVQGGGTTKGGDKSGGGPISVGPGKGPGAGQLMGLEFVLYQSQVRARLKEAWAWAGANPNLEAMVRFRVGEDGEISDIRITKSSGDASYDTSVIRAVRAVSPLPAPPAAYRKELSDLETTFTPEDASKE
- a CDS encoding biopolymer transporter ExbD produces the protein MLVLLVIFMVTAPILQQGVSINLPKVKAAALTGEEQQLVVAIDPKGQVYLNDVVMKEVDLTPKLQAILKERPDRQVFLRADQNVRYGVVAHVIATIKGAGVERLGMVTEPPAEQR
- the tolQ gene encoding protein TolQ, whose product is MVSMITGAGAVVQFVLYILISFSVISWGILFYKLRQVRTARRQSERFIEMFWDTKNLTNIHTASQEMKQSPVAQVFRAGYQELVRLTRAKREAPRGEGLTTELGGIDNVERAMKRATNQELTQLERALTFLATTASSTPFIGLFGTVWGIMNAFRGLSTTQSSSIQAVAPGISEALIATAVGLFAAIPALIGYNYFARQIRVLHADMENFASEFLNIAERHFLK
- the gap gene encoding type I glyceraldehyde-3-phosphate dehydrogenase, whose product is MGIKIGINGFGRIGRNVFRAALDDPNLEFVAVNDITDAKTLAHLLKYDSVHGRLNQTVEADKDTLIVGGRRVRVLAERDPGKLPWKDLGVDIAIESTGLFTAREKAALHLSAGAKKVIISAPAKGADLTLCYGVNHTAYKKDAHHVISNASCTTNCLAPVAKVLHETFGIRRGLMTTVHAYTNDQRILDLPHEDLRRARAAALSMIPTTTGAAKAVGEVLPELKGKLDGMAIRVPTPNVSVVDLSAELNKPASEAEINTAMQQAAAGPLKGVLQYCDEPLVSIDFNGNPHSSIFDALSTKVMDGNFIKVLSWYDNEWGFSRRMCDVARLIGSSL
- a CDS encoding phosphoglycerate kinase; translated protein: MTRIDQLHLSGKRVFIRVDFNVPLKDGSITDATRIEAALSTIRYAREHGAKVILASHLGRPNGKSNPALTLAPAADTLAKLLGAPVPLAGDCVGAAVEAQVNALTNGSVLMLENLRFHPEEEQNDPAFSQALARLADVYINDAFGTAHRAHASTAGMVRLVRERAAGFLLQKECAYLGKVLANPDRPLVAILGGAKVSDKIQVIANLIDKVDTLLIGGGMAYTFLRAQGLPIGKSLLEAEHVKLATELLAKAKARGVGLLLPTDHVVATEPKVGVIATTATEIPADKMALDIGSETIASFRAVIATARMVVWNGPLGVFEIPPFNAGTLAIANALADSSATTIVGGGDSVAAVMQSGRAKDITHISTGGGASLEFLEGETLPGLAALED
- a CDS encoding triose-phosphate isomerase, with the translated sequence MHASRRPLIAGNWKMFCTRAEAVALVDGLKAAVKGLTDREVLVAPPFTALVPVATAVQGSPILLAGQNLHWEDTGAFTGEVSGPMLRDAGCTHVIIGHSERRQFFGDTDESVNKKIGAARKHGLTPIVCVGEVLAEREAGQTLAVIERQISGALKGLTADAIGSLVFAYEPVWAIGTGKVATPEQAQEVHAAIRGMLHRIGAAAAAARVLYGGSVKPDNVDGLMREPDIDGALVGGASLKVESFARIVRYEV
- the secG gene encoding preprotein translocase subunit SecG, with product MATVVTIIHILACIFLVLVVLLQTGKGADMGAVFGGSSSTIFGSSGAGNFLTRLTAVMAAVFMITSLTLTYMSARRVSSTIFDSAPLPASAPAEIPGGAPPPGAPAPAPAAEGEAAPAPQAAAPAAEAPAPAPQAAAEVPAAPAAAPQEAPAAN